Proteins found in one Neofelis nebulosa isolate mNeoNeb1 chromosome 3, mNeoNeb1.pri, whole genome shotgun sequence genomic segment:
- the MXD4 gene encoding max dimerization protein 4 isoform X1, which translates to MELNSLLILLEAAEYLERRDREAEHGYASVLPFDGDFARKKTKAAGLVRKAPNNRSSHNELEKHRRAKLRLYLEQLKQLVPLGPDSTRHTTLSLLKRAKMHIKKLEEQDRRALSIKEQLQREHRFLKRRLEQLSVQSLERVRTDSTGSAVSTDDSEQEVDVEGMEFGPGELDSVGSSSDVEGHYSLQRGGCSDGGYGPPCRRPGRPGLS; encoded by the exons ATGGAGCTAAATTCCCTGCTGATCCTGCTGGAGGCGGCCGAGTACCTGGAGCGCAGGGACCGAG AGGCCGAGCACGGCTACGCCTCGGTGCTGCCCTTCGACGGCGACTTCgccaggaagaagacaaaggcGGCCGGCCTGGTGCGCAAGGCCCCGAACAACAG GTCCTCACACAATGAACTAGAAAAGCACAG ACGAGCCAAGCTCAGGCTCTATCTGGAGCAGCTCAAGCAGCTGGTGCCCCTGGGCCCTGACAGCACCCGCCACACCACGCTGAGCCTCCTGAAGCGTGCCAAGATGCACATCAAG aaaCTGGAGGAGCAGGACCGCCGGGCGCTGAGCATCAAGGAGCAGCTGCAGCGGGAACACCGCTTCCTAAAGCGGCGCCTGGAGcagctgtcggtgcagagcctggagcGCGTGCGCACAGACAGCACAGGCTCCGCCGTCTCCACCGACGACTCCGAGCAAG AAGTGGACGTAGAGGGCATGGAGTTTGGCCCTGGTGAGCTGGACAGTGTTGGCAGCAGCAGTGACGTGGAGGGCCACTACAGCCTGCAGAGGGGCGGCTGCAGCGATGGGGGCTACGGGCCCCCCTGCCGGCGGCCTGGCCGCCCCGGCCTCTCGTAG
- the MXD4 gene encoding max dimerization protein 4 isoform X2, with amino-acid sequence MELNSLLILLEAAEYLERRDREAEHGYASVLPFDGDFARKKTKAAGLVRKAPNNRRAKLRLYLEQLKQLVPLGPDSTRHTTLSLLKRAKMHIKKLEEQDRRALSIKEQLQREHRFLKRRLEQLSVQSLERVRTDSTGSAVSTDDSEQEVDVEGMEFGPGELDSVGSSSDVEGHYSLQRGGCSDGGYGPPCRRPGRPGLS; translated from the exons ATGGAGCTAAATTCCCTGCTGATCCTGCTGGAGGCGGCCGAGTACCTGGAGCGCAGGGACCGAG AGGCCGAGCACGGCTACGCCTCGGTGCTGCCCTTCGACGGCGACTTCgccaggaagaagacaaaggcGGCCGGCCTGGTGCGCAAGGCCCCGAACAACAG ACGAGCCAAGCTCAGGCTCTATCTGGAGCAGCTCAAGCAGCTGGTGCCCCTGGGCCCTGACAGCACCCGCCACACCACGCTGAGCCTCCTGAAGCGTGCCAAGATGCACATCAAG aaaCTGGAGGAGCAGGACCGCCGGGCGCTGAGCATCAAGGAGCAGCTGCAGCGGGAACACCGCTTCCTAAAGCGGCGCCTGGAGcagctgtcggtgcagagcctggagcGCGTGCGCACAGACAGCACAGGCTCCGCCGTCTCCACCGACGACTCCGAGCAAG AAGTGGACGTAGAGGGCATGGAGTTTGGCCCTGGTGAGCTGGACAGTGTTGGCAGCAGCAGTGACGTGGAGGGCCACTACAGCCTGCAGAGGGGCGGCTGCAGCGATGGGGGCTACGGGCCCCCCTGCCGGCGGCCTGGCCGCCCCGGCCTCTCGTAG